From the Candidatus Krumholzibacteriia bacterium genome, one window contains:
- a CDS encoding NHL repeat-containing protein — MLRSTDPVVPTDFQVVDVIESRRDAPWGAISAPTAVAVLPDARFFLADSARGIIHHFDRDGLYVGGLDGPSNLVPIDLVEHGLLLFVLDAAERRVLRFTADGVFRDVFLDVRQLTRRNTIDPSALAIDRDGRVAVADARNHEVLVTGPFLDLDVVVAEWGSFDGQIDTPVGVAFGLDGILYVADRGNRRVQAFDRNGVFLLGTRSIDEIDPQLIAPTGIACDRWGNVYVADTGGQHVVVFSPDLQVIDRIGTDEFDDGRLRRPVDCAIGPDDRLYVADDQRKALVVYEIVYP; from the coding sequence GTGCTGCGATCGACCGATCCGGTCGTGCCGACCGATTTCCAGGTCGTCGACGTGATCGAGAGCCGGCGCGACGCACCCTGGGGTGCCATCAGTGCGCCGACCGCGGTGGCGGTCCTGCCCGACGCGCGCTTCTTCCTGGCCGACAGCGCCAGGGGCATCATCCATCACTTCGATCGCGACGGGCTGTACGTGGGCGGGCTCGACGGCCCTTCGAACCTGGTTCCGATCGACCTCGTCGAACACGGACTGCTGCTCTTCGTCCTCGACGCCGCCGAACGTCGCGTGCTGCGGTTCACTGCCGACGGGGTGTTCCGCGACGTGTTCCTCGACGTGCGTCAGCTCACCCGGCGCAACACCATCGATCCGTCGGCACTGGCCATCGACCGCGACGGGCGCGTCGCAGTGGCCGACGCGCGGAACCACGAGGTGCTGGTCACCGGTCCGTTCCTCGACCTCGACGTGGTCGTAGCCGAGTGGGGGAGCTTCGACGGGCAGATCGACACCCCCGTCGGTGTGGCCTTCGGCCTCGACGGAATCCTGTACGTCGCCGATCGGGGCAATCGCCGGGTACAGGCCTTCGACCGCAACGGTGTGTTCCTGCTCGGAACGCGGTCGATCGACGAGATCGACCCACAACTGATCGCGCCGACGGGGATCGCGTGCGACCGGTGGGGCAATGTGTACGTGGCGGACACCGGGGGACAGCACGTGGTCGTGTTCTCGCCCGATCTGCAGGTCATCGATCGCATCGGAACCGACGAGTTCGACGACGGGCGCCTGCGAAGACCGGTGGACTGCGCGATCGGTCCCGACGACCGCCTGTACGTGGCCGACGATCAGCGCAAGGCCCTGGTCGTCTACGAGATCGTGTACCCCTGA